The following coding sequences are from one Numida meleagris isolate 19003 breed g44 Domestic line chromosome 22, NumMel1.0, whole genome shotgun sequence window:
- the LOC110387440 gene encoding collagen alpha-1(XVI) chain-like isoform X4 translates to MGTMRGLWALVLVGIISTCDGTELPPEEGTPCPRLWDEDLVGNKYENVTGFNLIKRFDLLKISSVKKVRGPRGTVLLRLGAVPLVQPTRQVFPHGLPSEFTLILTLLLKKNSTGEHWYLFQVTDRHGYPQLSLSVHGPEKSLEFQARAPGATFVSTVFAGKAVSSLFDGRWHKVAVAVQSRAVSLHLDCGSISSKPLAPRRALTPEGNAFLGLDAVRGTPVRFDLQQAHIYCDAELARHEGCCEISASGCQPEAPKTRRQAELMQSSNLIEISPQPQGRVYTRCFCLEEPLGPEPARERSSLKGDLGEKGYKGMPSEECPPCPSHMAPTNVTLGPPGPKGLKGERGLPGIHGTKGEKGERGADCVRTDPSGPVQCAEGPRGEQGQRGERGLPGVAGADGEKGQKGEKGDGGLQGKPGRPGRDGRPGEICVVGPKGQKGDPGLVGPEGLAGEPGPPGKPGAPGIGFPGKPGDPGGPPGPKGEKGSSGAPGPGGSPGTPGPRGVLGPKGDKGEPCQPCPALPAGMLSTAGLPGQPGPRGEPGTPGKDGVSDRPGPVGPKGDRGDPGINGIKGEKGDSCLSCDTRVLAALLREPPEGRESEQGSLQDKAILPGLAGIKGEKGAGGREGPAGRPGLPGSKGDPGVRGLKGEKGEPCGQCPPAPQALEGAVTMVAVPGAPGPQGRDGPPGRAGKPGDAGQKGQKGDMGSPGDPGTPGTDGLPGLSGEPGIRGPAGPKGEKGDACESCPTLQGQFSDVVGIPGKPGAKGDQGAPGIGQPGRAGKPGLPGIRGPAGLKGLQGEPGPPGIGKPGPQGEPGSTGQPGTPGPPGPQGPPGMAAEKGAKGSPGLKGAVGPPGPPGTSITGPPGPAGQQGLPGAPGSSGMPGEKGARGEKGDPGECTCPPSPRQDPNHTGMPGAPGLWTGTSWQPQPGPQGPPGAPGPPGPPGAPGRQGVPGHNGLPGLPGPAGDLGPLAVMAERNIEVLKNICGDCAQLQAAFEAPRSFKGEKGDQGMPGAPGNEGCARCFAQFPRAEEARGDSPDTDCAGEPGHPGAPGVPGERGEQGLPGQRGPPGPPGPIGLQGERGPTGLAGAKGEPGPPGQPGYPGATGPPGLPGIKGERGYVGPPGEKGEPGPPGLDGLPGATGPAGPRGERGLPGGAGEKGDQGFQGQPGFPGPPGPPGFPGKVGPAGPPGPAAEKGSEGVRGPTGMPGPPGPPGPPGIQGPAGLEGLDGKDGKPGLRGDPGPPGPPGMMGPPGFKGKTGHPGLPGPKGDCGKPGPPGSTGRPGAEGDPGPMGPQGRQGPPGLIGPPGSPGQPGPAGLAGVGLKGERGSAGDRGLPGMPGQPGPPGHPGPPGEQGPDGPIGKEGPPGKPGTAGPAGQKGEAGSPGMRGYPGEKGRAGAPGGPGKSGSMGPIGLQGPAGERGPPGSPGPAGSPGLPGPPGMMGDVVNYDEIKRFIQQEISKMFDERMAYYTSRMHFPVEMVAAPGRPGPPGKDGLPGRPGPPGSPGMPGQIGREGRQGVPGMRGEPGAKGEKGEKGMGLMGDSGPPGPPGPQGPPGYGKMGPPGPVGQQGIPGIPGPPGATGPPGKTGHCSPAECMGALPMEQPLFQPKNAKGPFG, encoded by the exons atgggcacCATGAGGGGTCTCTGGGCCCTCGTCCTGGTGGGGATCATCAGCACATGTGATGGGACAGAGCTGCCACCGGAGGAAG GGACGCCGTGCCCGCGGCTCTGGGATGAGGACCTGGTTGGGAACAAGTATGAGAACGTGACGG GCTTCAACCTCATTAAGCGCTTCGACCTGCTGAAGATCTCCTCCGTCAAGAAAGTGCGCGGCCCACGGGGCACGGTGCTGCTGCGGCTGGGGGCCGTGCCGCTGGTGCAGCCCACGCG GCAGGTGTTCCCCCATGGGCTGCCCTCTGAGTTCACCCTCATCCTCACTTTGCTGCTGAAGAAGAACAGCACCGGGGAGCACTGGTACCTCTTCCAGGTCACCGACCGCCACGGCTACCCCCAG CTCTCCCTGTCCGTGCACGGCCCTGAGAAGAGCCTGGAGTTCCAGGCCAGGGCGCCGGGAGCCACGTTCGTCAGCACGGTCTTTGCGGGGAAGGCCGTGTCGTCGCTGTTCGACGGGCGGTGGCACAAAGTGGCGGTGGCCGTGCAGAGCCGCGCCGTGTCCCTGCACCTGGACTGCGGCTCCATCTCCTCCAAACCCCTGGCACCGCGGCGGGCGCTGACCCCCGAGGGCAATGCCTTCCTGGGGCTGGATGCCGTGCGCGGGACCCCGGTGCGG TTCGACCTGCAGCAGGCGCACATCTACTGCGACGCGGAGCTGGCCCGGCACGAGGGCTGCTGCGAGATCTCGGCCAGCGGG TGCCAACCCGAAGCGCCCAAAACGCGGCGTCAGGCGGAGCTGATGCAGAGCAGCAACCTCATCGAGATCTCTCCGCAGCCGCAGGGCCGCGTGTACACGCGCTGCTTCTGCCTGGAGGAGCCGCTGGGCCCG GAGCCAGCGAGGGAGAGAAGCAGCCTGAAGGGAGATCTTGGGGAGAAG GGCTACAAGGGGATGCCCAGCGAGGAG TGCCCACCCTGCCCATCGCACATGGCTCCGACGAAT GTGACGCTCGGTCCACCAGGACCCAAG GGTTTGAAGGGAGAGCGCGGTCTGCCTGGCATCCATGGCACCAAGGGGGAGAAAGGCGAACGC GGAGCTGACTGCGTGCGCACGGACCCCAGTGGCCCCGTTCAG TGTGCCGAGGGGCCGCGGGGCGAGCAGGGGCAGCGTGGAGAGCGg GGGCTGCCAGGGGTGGCCGGTGCCGATGGGGAGAAG GGCCAGAAGGGCGAGAAGGGCGATGGGGGACTCCAGGGCAAGCCGGGCCGCCCGGGTCGTGAT GGCCGGCCTGGAGAGATCTGTGTGGTGGGTCCCAAGGGCCAGAAG gGGGACCCAGGCCTCGTGGGACCCGAGGGGCTGGCAGGAGAACCGGGGCCACCAGGCAAACCAGGCGCACCGGGGATTGGCTTTCCGGGGAAGCCG GGTGATCCTGGTGGCCCCCCAGGTCCAAAGGGAGAAAAG GGCAGCTCAGGAGCTCCTGGACCTGGTGGATCACCTGGGACACCC ggACCACGCGGCGTCCTGGGGCCCAAAGGAGACAAG GGTGAGCCGTGCCAGCCGTGCCCCgctctgcctgcagggatgctcAGCACTGCGGggctccccgggcagcctggACCCAGGGGGGAACCTGGGACACCTGGCAAGGATGGAGTGTCG GACAGACCCGGCCCTGTGGGACCCAAAGGGGACAGG gGAGACCCCGGCATCAATGGGATCAAAGGGGAGAAG GGGGATTCCTGCCTGTCCTGTGACACCCGTGTCCTTGCCGCGCTGCTGCGGGAACCCCCCGAGGGGCGCGAGAGTGAGCAGGGATCACTG caggacAAAGCAATCCTCCCTGGGCTGGCTGGCATCAAGGGCGAGAAG ggagctggtggCCGGGAGGGACCCGCGGGCAGACCG GGGCTCCCTGGGAGCAAGGGTGATCCAGGTGTGCGGGGGCTCAAAGGAGAGAAG GGTGAGCCATGTGGGCAGTGTCCCCCAGCTCCACAGGCGCTGGAAGGGGCAGTGACAATGGTGGCTGTACCTGGAGCGCCAGGACCCCAGGGCAGGGACGGCCCCCCCGGCAGAGCG GGCAAGCCTGGTGATGCAGGCCAGAAAGGGCAGAAG GGGGACATGGGCAGCCCCGGGGACCCGGGCACGCCGGGCACAGACGGACTGCCGGGGCTGTCGGGTGAGCCGGGCATCAGGGGTCCGGCCGGCCCCAAAGGCGAGAAG GGAGATGCCTGCGAGTCCTGCCCCACGCTGCAGGGGCAATTCTCGGACGTGGTCGGCATCCCGGGAAAACCCGGTGCCAAAGGGGACCAAGGAGCGCCGGGCATCGGGCAGCCGGGCAGAGCC GGGAAGCCGGGGCTGCCGGGGATCCGAGGTCCTGCCGGGCTGAAGGGGCTGCAG GGCGAACCGGGACCGCCGGGCATTGGCAAGCCGGGACCGCAG GGAGAGCCTGGGAGCACTGGACAACCTGGGACCCCC GGACCCCCCGGACCCCAGGGACCCCCAGGAATGGCAGCAGAGAAAGGAGCCAAG GGATCTCCAGGGCTCAAAGGTGCTGTGGGCCCCCCTGGGCCACCAGGGACCAGCATCACTGGGCCACCA GGCCCCGCAGGGCAGCAGGGGCTCCCCGGGGCGCCTGGCTCCAGTGGGATGCCG GGAGAGAAGGGTGCCCGGGGCGAGAAG GGGGACCCCGGGGAATGCACGTGCCCCCCCAGCCCACGCCAGGACCCCAACCACACTGGGATGCCG GGAGCCCCAGGACTCTGGACCGGGACATCctggcagccccagccaggTCCCCAG GGTCCCCCCGGTGCGCCTGGTCCCCCCGGTCCTCCCGGTGCCCCAGGCCGCCAG GGGGTCCCAGGACACAACGGATTGCCAGGGCTGCCCGGGCCGGCGGGAGACCTG GGACCATTGGCTGTCATGGCCGAGAGGAACATCGAGGTGCTGAAG AACATCTGCGGGGACTGCGCCCAGCTGCAGGCGGCCTTCGAAGCACCCAGAAGCTTcaagggggaaaagggagaCCAGGGCATGCCAGGAGCCCCCGGCAATGAGGGCTGTGCGCGT TGCTTTGCCCAGTTCCCGAGAGCTGAGGAGGCTCGG GGTGACAGCCCGGACACGGACTGTGCAGGTGAACCCGGGCACCCTGGTGCCCCGGGTGTCCCGGGTGAGAGAGGCGAGCAG GGCTTACCAGGACAGCGGGGACCCCCAGGGCCACCCGGCCCCATT GGTCTCCAGGGGGAGCGAGGCCCCACTGGACTGGCTGGAGCCAAAGGGGAGCCG GGACCCCCAGGACAGCCTGGCTACCCCGGAGCCACGGGCCCCCCTGGCCTTCCT ggCATCAAAGGTGAACGAGGCTATGTGGGCCCCCCCGGGGAGAAGGGGGAACCG GGCCCCCCCGGCTTGGATGGGCTCCCCGGTGCCACGGGACCAGCG ggaccGAGGGGCGAGCGCGGGCTCCCGGGCGGTGCTGGTGAGAAAGGCGACCAG GGTTTCCAGGGCCAGCCTGGCTTCCCAGGGCCACCT GGGCCCCCCGGCTTCCCAGGGAAGGTCGGCCCAGCTGGGCCACCGGGACCTGCAGCAGAGAAG GGCAGCGAGGGCGTGCGTGGACCCACGGGGATGCCAGGGCCCCCCGGACCTCCTGGACCCCCAGGCATTCAG GGGCCAGCTGGCTTGGAAGGACTGGATGGCAAGGACGGCAAGCCAGGGCTGCGG GGTGACCCTGGTCCCCCCGGGCCACCAGGGATGATGGGTCCTCCG GGCTTCAAGGGCAAAACGGGGCACCCAGGGCTCCCGGGACCAAAG GGTGACTGTGGCAAACCTGGTCCCCCTGGGAGCACGGGCCGTCCTGGGGCAGAG GGTGACCCCGGTCCTATGGGACCCCAGGGCCGGCAGGGACCCCCGGGACTCATT GGTCCCCCTGGCAGCCCGGGGCAGCCAGGTCCTGCTGGCCTTGCTGGAGTG GGGCTGAAGGGTGAGCGTGGCTCGGCAGGGGACCGAGGTCTGCCGGGGATGCCAGGACAGCCAGggccaccaggacacccagggCCACCG GGGGAGCAGGGACCAGATGGACCCATTGGTAAAGAG GGCCCCCCAGGAAAGCCTGGCACTGCAGGACCCGCTGGCCAGAAG GGTGAAGCCGGGTCCCCTGGAATGCGAGGGTACCCAGGGGAGAAGGGCCGTGCCGGCGCTCCTGGGGGCCCAGGGAAGAGCGGCTCCATGGGCCCCATAGGGCTGCAGGGTCCTGCAGGAGAGAGGGGTCCCCCTGGCTCTCCAGgacctgcaggcagccctgggctgccagGACCCCCCGGGATGATG GGTGACGTGGTGAATTATGATGAGATCAAAAGGTTCATCCAGCAGGAGATAAGCAAGATGTTTGATG AGCGCATGGCATACTACACCTCCCGGATGCACTTCCCGGTGGAGATGGTGGCGGCCCCAGGCAGACCAGGTCCCCCGGGCAAGGATGGGCTGCCTGGCCGGCCAGGACCCCCAGGATCCCCAGGGATGCCAGGGCAGATCGGCAGAGAGGGGCGGCAGGGCGTGCCAGGCATGCGGG GGGAGCCGGGTGCcaaaggagagaaaggggagaagggCATGGGGCTGATGGGGGACAGTGGCCCACCGGGACCCCCAG GTCCCCAGGGGCCACCAGGCTATGGGAAGATGGGCCCTCCAGgccctgtggggcagcagggcaTCCCTGGCATCCCCGGTCCCCCAGGTGCCACGGGACCACCAGGCAAAACAGGGCACTGCAGCCCGGCCGAGTGCATGGGTGCTCTGCCCATGGAGCAGCCGCTCTTCCAGCCCAAGAATGCCAAGGGCCCCTTCGGCTGA
- the LOC110387440 gene encoding collagen alpha-1(XVI) chain-like isoform X1, with protein sequence MGTMRGLWALVLVGIISTCDGTELPPEEGTPCPRLWDEDLVGNKYENVTGFNLIKRFDLLKISSVKKVRGPRGTVLLRLGAVPLVQPTRQVFPHGLPSEFTLILTLLLKKNSTGEHWYLFQVTDRHGYPQLSLSVHGPEKSLEFQARAPGATFVSTVFAGKAVSSLFDGRWHKVAVAVQSRAVSLHLDCGSISSKPLAPRRALTPEGNAFLGLDAVRGTPVRFDLQQAHIYCDAELARHEGCCEISASGCQPEAPKTRRQAELMQSSNLIEISPQPQGRVYTRCFCLEEPLGPEPARERSSLKGDLGEKGYKGMPSEECPPCPSHMAPTNVTLGPPGPKGLKGERGLPGIHGTKGEKGERGADCVRTDPSGPVQCAEGPRGEQGQRGERGLPGVAGADGEKGQKGEKGDGGLQGKPGRPGRDGRPGEICVVGPKGQKGDPGLVGPEGLAGEPGPPGKPGAPGIGFPGKPGDPGGPPGPKGEKGSSGAPGPGGSPGTPGPRGVLGPKGDKGEPCQPCPALPAGMLSTAGLPGQPGPRGEPGTPGKDGVSDRPGPVGPKGDRGDPGINGIKGEKGDSCLSCDTRVLAALLREPPEGRESEQGSLQDKAILPGLAGIKGEKGAGGREGPAGRPGLPGSKGDPGVRGLKGEKGEPCGQCPPAPQALEGAVTMVAVPGAPGPQGRDGPPGRAGKPGDAGQKGQKGDMGSPGDPGTPGTDGLPGLSGEPGIRGPAGPKGEKGDACESCPTLQGQFSDVVGIPGKPGAKGDQGAPGIGQPGRAGKPGLPGIRGPAGLKGLQGEPGPPGIGKPGPQGEPGSTGQPGTPGPPGPQGPPGMAAEKGAKGSPGLKGAVGPPGPPGTSITGPPGPAGQQGLPGAPGSSGMPGEKGARGEKGDPGECTCPPSPRQDPNHTGMPGAPGLWTGTSWQPQPGPQGPPGAPGPPGPPGAPGRQGVPGHNGLPGLPGPAGDLGPLAVMAERNIEVLKNICGDCAQLQAAFEAPRSFKGEKGDQGMPGAPGNEGCARCFAQFPRAEEARGDSPDTDCAGEPGHPGAPGVPGERGEQGLPGQRGPPGPPGPIGPPGFPGTPGAPGLPGLQGERGPTGLAGAKGEPGPPGQPGYPGATGPPGLPGIKGERGYVGPPGEKGEPGPPGLDGLPGATGPAGPRGERGLPGGAGEKGDQGFQGQPGFPGPPGPPGFPGKVGPAGPPGPAAEKGSEGVRGPTGMPGPPGPPGPPGIQGPAGLEGLDGKDGKPGLRGDPGPPGPPGMMGPPGFKGKTGHPGLPGPKGDCGKPGPPGSTGRPGAEGDPGPMGPQGRQGPPGLIGPPGSPGQPGPAGLAGVGLKGERGSAGDRGLPGMPGQPGPPGHPGPPGEQGPDGPIGKEGPPGKPGTAGPAGQKGEAGSPGMRGYPGEKGRAGAPGGPGKSGSMGPIGLQGPAGERGPPGSPGPAGSPGLPGPPGMMGDVVNYDEIKRFIQQEISKMFDERMAYYTSRMHFPVEMVAAPGRPGPPGKDGLPGRPGPPGSPGMPGQIGREGRQGVPGMRGEPGAKGEKGEKGMGLMGDSGPPGPPGPQGPPGYGKMGPPGPVGQQGIPGIPGPPGATGPPGKTGHCSPAECMGALPMEQPLFQPKNAKGPFG encoded by the exons atgggcacCATGAGGGGTCTCTGGGCCCTCGTCCTGGTGGGGATCATCAGCACATGTGATGGGACAGAGCTGCCACCGGAGGAAG GGACGCCGTGCCCGCGGCTCTGGGATGAGGACCTGGTTGGGAACAAGTATGAGAACGTGACGG GCTTCAACCTCATTAAGCGCTTCGACCTGCTGAAGATCTCCTCCGTCAAGAAAGTGCGCGGCCCACGGGGCACGGTGCTGCTGCGGCTGGGGGCCGTGCCGCTGGTGCAGCCCACGCG GCAGGTGTTCCCCCATGGGCTGCCCTCTGAGTTCACCCTCATCCTCACTTTGCTGCTGAAGAAGAACAGCACCGGGGAGCACTGGTACCTCTTCCAGGTCACCGACCGCCACGGCTACCCCCAG CTCTCCCTGTCCGTGCACGGCCCTGAGAAGAGCCTGGAGTTCCAGGCCAGGGCGCCGGGAGCCACGTTCGTCAGCACGGTCTTTGCGGGGAAGGCCGTGTCGTCGCTGTTCGACGGGCGGTGGCACAAAGTGGCGGTGGCCGTGCAGAGCCGCGCCGTGTCCCTGCACCTGGACTGCGGCTCCATCTCCTCCAAACCCCTGGCACCGCGGCGGGCGCTGACCCCCGAGGGCAATGCCTTCCTGGGGCTGGATGCCGTGCGCGGGACCCCGGTGCGG TTCGACCTGCAGCAGGCGCACATCTACTGCGACGCGGAGCTGGCCCGGCACGAGGGCTGCTGCGAGATCTCGGCCAGCGGG TGCCAACCCGAAGCGCCCAAAACGCGGCGTCAGGCGGAGCTGATGCAGAGCAGCAACCTCATCGAGATCTCTCCGCAGCCGCAGGGCCGCGTGTACACGCGCTGCTTCTGCCTGGAGGAGCCGCTGGGCCCG GAGCCAGCGAGGGAGAGAAGCAGCCTGAAGGGAGATCTTGGGGAGAAG GGCTACAAGGGGATGCCCAGCGAGGAG TGCCCACCCTGCCCATCGCACATGGCTCCGACGAAT GTGACGCTCGGTCCACCAGGACCCAAG GGTTTGAAGGGAGAGCGCGGTCTGCCTGGCATCCATGGCACCAAGGGGGAGAAAGGCGAACGC GGAGCTGACTGCGTGCGCACGGACCCCAGTGGCCCCGTTCAG TGTGCCGAGGGGCCGCGGGGCGAGCAGGGGCAGCGTGGAGAGCGg GGGCTGCCAGGGGTGGCCGGTGCCGATGGGGAGAAG GGCCAGAAGGGCGAGAAGGGCGATGGGGGACTCCAGGGCAAGCCGGGCCGCCCGGGTCGTGAT GGCCGGCCTGGAGAGATCTGTGTGGTGGGTCCCAAGGGCCAGAAG gGGGACCCAGGCCTCGTGGGACCCGAGGGGCTGGCAGGAGAACCGGGGCCACCAGGCAAACCAGGCGCACCGGGGATTGGCTTTCCGGGGAAGCCG GGTGATCCTGGTGGCCCCCCAGGTCCAAAGGGAGAAAAG GGCAGCTCAGGAGCTCCTGGACCTGGTGGATCACCTGGGACACCC ggACCACGCGGCGTCCTGGGGCCCAAAGGAGACAAG GGTGAGCCGTGCCAGCCGTGCCCCgctctgcctgcagggatgctcAGCACTGCGGggctccccgggcagcctggACCCAGGGGGGAACCTGGGACACCTGGCAAGGATGGAGTGTCG GACAGACCCGGCCCTGTGGGACCCAAAGGGGACAGG gGAGACCCCGGCATCAATGGGATCAAAGGGGAGAAG GGGGATTCCTGCCTGTCCTGTGACACCCGTGTCCTTGCCGCGCTGCTGCGGGAACCCCCCGAGGGGCGCGAGAGTGAGCAGGGATCACTG caggacAAAGCAATCCTCCCTGGGCTGGCTGGCATCAAGGGCGAGAAG ggagctggtggCCGGGAGGGACCCGCGGGCAGACCG GGGCTCCCTGGGAGCAAGGGTGATCCAGGTGTGCGGGGGCTCAAAGGAGAGAAG GGTGAGCCATGTGGGCAGTGTCCCCCAGCTCCACAGGCGCTGGAAGGGGCAGTGACAATGGTGGCTGTACCTGGAGCGCCAGGACCCCAGGGCAGGGACGGCCCCCCCGGCAGAGCG GGCAAGCCTGGTGATGCAGGCCAGAAAGGGCAGAAG GGGGACATGGGCAGCCCCGGGGACCCGGGCACGCCGGGCACAGACGGACTGCCGGGGCTGTCGGGTGAGCCGGGCATCAGGGGTCCGGCCGGCCCCAAAGGCGAGAAG GGAGATGCCTGCGAGTCCTGCCCCACGCTGCAGGGGCAATTCTCGGACGTGGTCGGCATCCCGGGAAAACCCGGTGCCAAAGGGGACCAAGGAGCGCCGGGCATCGGGCAGCCGGGCAGAGCC GGGAAGCCGGGGCTGCCGGGGATCCGAGGTCCTGCCGGGCTGAAGGGGCTGCAG GGCGAACCGGGACCGCCGGGCATTGGCAAGCCGGGACCGCAG GGAGAGCCTGGGAGCACTGGACAACCTGGGACCCCC GGACCCCCCGGACCCCAGGGACCCCCAGGAATGGCAGCAGAGAAAGGAGCCAAG GGATCTCCAGGGCTCAAAGGTGCTGTGGGCCCCCCTGGGCCACCAGGGACCAGCATCACTGGGCCACCA GGCCCCGCAGGGCAGCAGGGGCTCCCCGGGGCGCCTGGCTCCAGTGGGATGCCG GGAGAGAAGGGTGCCCGGGGCGAGAAG GGGGACCCCGGGGAATGCACGTGCCCCCCCAGCCCACGCCAGGACCCCAACCACACTGGGATGCCG GGAGCCCCAGGACTCTGGACCGGGACATCctggcagccccagccaggTCCCCAG GGTCCCCCCGGTGCGCCTGGTCCCCCCGGTCCTCCCGGTGCCCCAGGCCGCCAG GGGGTCCCAGGACACAACGGATTGCCAGGGCTGCCCGGGCCGGCGGGAGACCTG GGACCATTGGCTGTCATGGCCGAGAGGAACATCGAGGTGCTGAAG AACATCTGCGGGGACTGCGCCCAGCTGCAGGCGGCCTTCGAAGCACCCAGAAGCTTcaagggggaaaagggagaCCAGGGCATGCCAGGAGCCCCCGGCAATGAGGGCTGTGCGCGT TGCTTTGCCCAGTTCCCGAGAGCTGAGGAGGCTCGG GGTGACAGCCCGGACACGGACTGTGCAGGTGAACCCGGGCACCCTGGTGCCCCGGGTGTCCCGGGTGAGAGAGGCGAGCAG GGCTTACCAGGACAGCGGGGACCCCCAGGGCCACCCGGCCCCATT GGCCCCCCAGGCTTTCCTGGCACGCCTGGCGCACCCGGACTGCCC GGTCTCCAGGGGGAGCGAGGCCCCACTGGACTGGCTGGAGCCAAAGGGGAGCCG GGACCCCCAGGACAGCCTGGCTACCCCGGAGCCACGGGCCCCCCTGGCCTTCCT ggCATCAAAGGTGAACGAGGCTATGTGGGCCCCCCCGGGGAGAAGGGGGAACCG GGCCCCCCCGGCTTGGATGGGCTCCCCGGTGCCACGGGACCAGCG ggaccGAGGGGCGAGCGCGGGCTCCCGGGCGGTGCTGGTGAGAAAGGCGACCAG GGTTTCCAGGGCCAGCCTGGCTTCCCAGGGCCACCT GGGCCCCCCGGCTTCCCAGGGAAGGTCGGCCCAGCTGGGCCACCGGGACCTGCAGCAGAGAAG GGCAGCGAGGGCGTGCGTGGACCCACGGGGATGCCAGGGCCCCCCGGACCTCCTGGACCCCCAGGCATTCAG GGGCCAGCTGGCTTGGAAGGACTGGATGGCAAGGACGGCAAGCCAGGGCTGCGG GGTGACCCTGGTCCCCCCGGGCCACCAGGGATGATGGGTCCTCCG GGCTTCAAGGGCAAAACGGGGCACCCAGGGCTCCCGGGACCAAAG GGTGACTGTGGCAAACCTGGTCCCCCTGGGAGCACGGGCCGTCCTGGGGCAGAG GGTGACCCCGGTCCTATGGGACCCCAGGGCCGGCAGGGACCCCCGGGACTCATT GGTCCCCCTGGCAGCCCGGGGCAGCCAGGTCCTGCTGGCCTTGCTGGAGTG GGGCTGAAGGGTGAGCGTGGCTCGGCAGGGGACCGAGGTCTGCCGGGGATGCCAGGACAGCCAGggccaccaggacacccagggCCACCG GGGGAGCAGGGACCAGATGGACCCATTGGTAAAGAG GGCCCCCCAGGAAAGCCTGGCACTGCAGGACCCGCTGGCCAGAAG GGTGAAGCCGGGTCCCCTGGAATGCGAGGGTACCCAGGGGAGAAGGGCCGTGCCGGCGCTCCTGGGGGCCCAGGGAAGAGCGGCTCCATGGGCCCCATAGGGCTGCAGGGTCCTGCAGGAGAGAGGGGTCCCCCTGGCTCTCCAGgacctgcaggcagccctgggctgccagGACCCCCCGGGATGATG GGTGACGTGGTGAATTATGATGAGATCAAAAGGTTCATCCAGCAGGAGATAAGCAAGATGTTTGATG AGCGCATGGCATACTACACCTCCCGGATGCACTTCCCGGTGGAGATGGTGGCGGCCCCAGGCAGACCAGGTCCCCCGGGCAAGGATGGGCTGCCTGGCCGGCCAGGACCCCCAGGATCCCCAGGGATGCCAGGGCAGATCGGCAGAGAGGGGCGGCAGGGCGTGCCAGGCATGCGGG GGGAGCCGGGTGCcaaaggagagaaaggggagaagggCATGGGGCTGATGGGGGACAGTGGCCCACCGGGACCCCCAG GTCCCCAGGGGCCACCAGGCTATGGGAAGATGGGCCCTCCAGgccctgtggggcagcagggcaTCCCTGGCATCCCCGGTCCCCCAGGTGCCACGGGACCACCAGGCAAAACAGGGCACTGCAGCCCGGCCGAGTGCATGGGTGCTCTGCCCATGGAGCAGCCGCTCTTCCAGCCCAAGAATGCCAAGGGCCCCTTCGGCTGA